AGTGTACGTACTTCACCCACTGGATTCCGTGTCAAGCCTGTCCTGGCGATAGGCCAGGGCACGGAATGACAGGGAATCTCAGGCAAGACGCTCATATTTTCATAAATTTCTGGTGTCTCTGATAAGAGACATGATAGATTATCACGGAACATATTCGCTTCGCCTGGGATGACAATTCATCGTTTTTAGACTTCCTCATAAAGGGGCGAGCTTGCAGTCCATGAAGGTTATTGCTAAAATTACCTTGGTCTAAATCCGTTCATGCCCCAGTAGCTCAGGTGGATAGAGCAGCAGTTTCCTAAACTGCGTGTCGAGCGTTCGAGTCGCTCCTGGGGCACTTGAAAACCTTACTCACCCCCCACCTCACCCCCGCCCAGACCCAGATCAGGTTCCTTACCGTGAAAAGCAGGGGCAAGAGCGCAATACATCCGTCCTTTTTTTTATCGAGCAATATAATGGTCTCCGGCAGATGGATAAGAGGCAGTAAGAAGAGTAAGAGAAGTGCCCACGGAGAAATCAAGGTACCGAACGTAGCCAGAAGCAGAACGAGCATGGTAAAGGGGGCCTGGAGAATCATCCACCACCCGGCGACTTCATCACGTGGACTCCGGCTGTACCGGGCCAGTTCCAGCCGGCAGTAAGCATAGCCGTACTGCTGGCGCAGGTAGTCCCGGAGGTTATCCTTCCAGTAATGCCGGCAGCGGACATCCTTCCTCAACAGGAGGCGACAGCCGTCAGCTTTCAGCCGCCGGGTCAGGTCAACATCATACCCCGCTTTGAGAGCTTCATTAAGCCCGGCCTTGAGCAAGGCCTCCCGTCGGCAGGCAACGTTCATGGTAGAGAGGTAATCAATATCGCTGGCGACCTTACCCAGTCGCAGCTCCGCGTCATAACCCGCCACCTTCCCGATGCAGCCCGTGTTCGCCGTCTCCGCACAGCCGCTGACCGCCACCACGGAAGGGTCAGTAAAGGAAAGGGTTATCTTCTCCAGCCAGTCCTCTCCGGGCAGAGCGTCAGCATCAAACAGGACTACCATATCGTGGTGTGCCGCCTTTATCCCGGTATTGGTTGCCCGCGCGGCTCCGCCATGAGCAATCCCGATAACCCCCACCCCGGAGAAGGAAGCAGCGATCTCAGCAGTCTTATCGGTGCTTCCGTCGTCCACCACGATTATCTCAATTTCACCAGTCCACCGGAGCCTGGTGACTGACTGAAGACACTCACCCAGAGTGCGCTCAGCATTATACGCCGGGACCACAATACTTACGCCATTCATCAAGTGCTGCCTGGCTAACGGCCGGATGCTGCCCTCAGATATTAAGAATCATCACTACCCTGGTATATAATACCCCCATGAAAATAATGAACAAAACCCAGGTAACCGTGTTAAAATTCAATCTCAGTTTATGTAAGATGGCGTCCGTTTTTCGATGTAGGAAGGGATGGGTCAACTCCAGCAGGATAAGCAGAACGATGAGGATCACGGCGAAGATCAATCCCACATTGAAGCCGACGCTGCTGCCGAAGGTGCTCTGATAGTAGCTCGTCGTGGTCATAAAGCTCATCACCGAGGTAGAGAATGAGGCAAAACTGACAAAGCTGCTCCATACCTGAGGCGGGAAGGGCGGGGTGGATAAATATTTCTCGTATTCCCCCTGCTCTGATTGCGTCCTGACCAGGAAATTCAGGCGCTCACCCAGCGGCACCGGGTTTTCATAAGCATACCTGTAGACTTTACCAAAGCCGGGGACTATCATGGTAACACCCTCTTTTAGCAGCTTGCCGTCAGCATAAAACTGGTATCTGGTAACCAGAACCTCAGGGGACTGGTTGTTCAGTCTGTAGGTAACCATAATAGATTCGCCCTCTCTGGGTACCTGCGGTATAATGCCAATACTCACCGGTTCCAGGGATCCCTGCACCGTTAACCAGAAGCTGCCCAGGAGAACTATCGCCAGCCAGACGATAATTATCTTGAACCTGATGCCTCTATCCCCGCTTTGTTCCTGTTTACCCATGATCACTCTCAACTGTACTCAACCGCCAAAACCGGCTTTCCCCCTGCGTCCGGCAACCGTTCGTATTGCCTGAAGTAGATGTAAGCAAAGAAGAGGTACCACAGCGGGAAAAGGATGTATATCGTCCAGGAGTGGGCAGCCCACAGGGCTGACTCTCCCAGATAGTAGCCCAACATTATCAGTACTACCAGCCTGATGAAGCTCTGCAACCAGGTGCCGATTACGCCAAACAAGAGGAGACCCATTGCTTTTGATGGTGGTACGGGCATATCCAGCATCATCAGGGTAAAGATAGCCAGGAACACCCCCATGGTGGCCGGCCCGGCGCAGGCCGTGGTAATTACTACTGATATTGGCTCCCCGGTAAGACTGCCAAAATGTAACCACTGCCCGTAGCTCTCAAACGGATATCTCAGCACTCCCAGCAGCCCCGTCAACGGGACAACAGCCGTCCGGGAGTAAGCATCCTCCGCAAAACGCTCTACCAGTAACGGGAAGGATACGGCAAACCCATATATCCCGAGCAGCACGGACGGTACCCTGGCGGCCTTGCCAAAGAAAATAACAAATACCCCCAGCACCACCAGCAAGACCCGGAACACCTGATAGTCCGGGGAATAAGGCATCAATAAGGCTCCGGCGACCAGGGCTAAACCCACCGGGATAAAGACCGGCGCTGGACTGCGGCTCATTTTGTCCCCGACCTGTTTCCTCTTCAGCCAGAGAGAACCGAGACACAAAGCCAGGACACCCCAGGGAGCAGCCTGGTTCTGCTCCAGTACCCGGACTGGAGACAGCATACCCGGCAGATTTATCCAGAACTCCCGTAAGAATACAGCCAGCAGCATAGCTGAGATGACCGCCCACAGCACCAGCCTTACCACCGACCCGCGCTTCAAAGACCCCGCTATAGAAACTATCCTTGAGTGCATTATTCTAATTTCAAATTCCCCTTGCTCATCATAAACCTATAAGATAAGGCAACACGGCTACCAGCATCACATTGTTCACCCCGTGAGCGATAATCGGCGCCGTCAGGCTTTTTGTTTTCAGGTATAATGCTCCCAGTACAATACCGGCGATAAAGACAAAACCCAGTTCCGGTACCGAGCGCCAGGTGAGGTGCATTACGGCAAACAGGAAAGAAGCGCCGAGGAGTCCCCACTTCCAACCGAAGACATCCGCCAGGTCACGCTGAATCAGGGCACGGAAGAGCAGTTCCTCTCCAATACCCACAAAGAAGAACATGTAGACCATATCCCTGAAGAGATACCTCACCTCAAAGCCGGGGAAAGCCGGGGCCGGCCGCAGAATCAAGTATTCTACTGTCCCCAACGGGACGCCGATTGCCAGGCCGATAAGCGAGTATTTCAGCAGCTTCTCCTTACTGAAGCCAAAAAGATCGCTCAGGCTGAGGCCCTTCTCATAGATGTGCCAGAAGCACAAGCCCATGATACAGGAATACACCGCCGGCAGCAGGAACTGCTGGTTAATGAAGAACCAGGGCAGAGAGGAGGTGAACAGGATATATAGCGGAACGAGCGCCAGGGATTCGCCGCAGTTGATGATCCCCCGCTGCAGGTGCAAGACCGAGAGCGACAGGTAGGTAAACAGCACCAGGGCAAGAGCGATGACGATGCCATAAGCCACATTATGGTAAGCAAAAACATACTCGCTGACAACAATACCCGCCATGAGGGCGACGATGAAGAATACCTGCCATCGTCCCACCCTTCTCTCTAATAGCTCACTCTGGACTATTTCCGTTATCGCCTGCATTTTTCCCTATCTCAAACTGACATGGTCAATCACCTACTTCAGGTAATAAATGGATTGTTCAAACGGTATCGCTTCACCCTCCCGGTAGATGGTCAAATCTACTTTACCTTCCTGTACCATTGCCGGGTAAACGTGACGTATGTGACTGTATATCCGTCCCTCTCTTACCAGTATCTTCTCCGTATAGTCCGCTCCGCCGCTCGACCAGCGCAGGACATAGCTCATGTCCCGCTTTTCCTGGTTAACGATGTCCAGTTGAATTATCCACTGGTCCTCACCGCGGATAATCGATTCCCGGCTCACCACGCTGTACTCCTCGGCGCTGGCCAGCGGACGGAGCACCGCCAGCATCACGAGGGATCCCAATATCAGCAGCGAGATCACGAAGACTATCCTAAGGCGTGACCCTGACATACGCCAGCCTCCTCTTTCTCATCCAGCCGTAAACGGCAAAACAGGTCCCGGCAACAGCGATTGCCGCCAGGACCGTGGGAAACTCGGGAATAGCCGCCTGGGTGACTTCAAAACTATCTCCCTGCACATATCCCGAAGTGGTCGCGGCGTCATTGTAATTATCCGGAGGGCCCAGACCGGGGAGAAACTCCTCATCAAAGACCACAGCGTGCCAGGTTCCGGCAGCAGCCCCGTAGTCCGTGGTCAACAGGTACTGGCTGGAGAGGTTGCCGTAAGCGGTGGAGCTAATTCCGGTATCGGTGGCCACTTTCTGCCCGCCACCCGTCGGATTGCCGTCGTAGTAGGCAACGGTATAGGTATTTCCGGCTCTCAAGCCGTGCGCCCAGATGTAGGCGGTGTTCTCTCCCGGGCCGAAGGAGTCATCAACGGTGGTATGGGCGCTGTCATTATAGGACTCGGCGGAGTTTATTTCTAAATGAGCGATATTGGCATTCTGGATAAAAGCCTCTGTGTTCGCGGCTGCGTTATTGGTTTTCCACTGGATCTTGTGGGTTGTCACTCCAGACGCTGTATTTTGCTTGGACATGAGCATAAAAGAGCGGTAAATCCGGGCTGACCCCGGGACAAAGACGGTTTCTCCCCCGCTGACGCCATCCCGGTCAACATTGGCGTAAAAGGCGTAGGATGAGTTCTCCTGCTTGCCCAACCCGGAAGCGATATTTATATCATCGTGGCGGCGGCTGGCAGTATAAGACAGGGTTGTCTTGTCAACGTAGGTAATAGACTGGGTTACGCTCTCCGCTTCAGACTCCGCGTAGCGCAGGAAACCGAGATCAGATGCCAGTACGGCGGTGATGCGGGCGTACCTGATCTTGGCCGAAGCCGGGACTGATGTCTTGTACTGGATTTTAAAAGTGTGCGATGCCGCCGTCAGGTTCTCCCGTTCAACAGAGCTCCAGCACATGTAATTGGTGCCGTTATGGACTACTCCGCTGTCGGCGACTCCATCAATAGTCCACTGCGCATCGGCATCCTTACCGGCAGAGGTACTGGCCAGGTCAGCCGAGACCAGCATCAGGTAGTCAGCCTGAGAGGACGGAGAGAAGTTCAGGGCCACCGCGTCCACATAGCTGGTGGAGGTAGTGGTGATTTCTGTTTCCTGCTCGGCGGTATAGTAATTGGTAACCTCGATGACAGCCAGAGCCGCATTCTTGATATAGGCGGTACCGGCGGCATTTTCGGTACGGTACTGGATTTTCACCGTGTGGCTGCTGCCACCGGTAAGCTGAATGACCTTGTGACTGGCAAAGGAATGCCAGTTTAATGAAGCATTTACCGGCTGGTGAAACGCCTCACTGTAAGTAGTCCCATCTATAGTAAATTGCGCCACGGTAGCATAAGAAGTAGAGGAGTTGTTGTTCAGCGCGGTGGCGATGACCAGGTAGTCTTTAGTGACGGGAGGCGTAAAGGTCAGGGTCAGGGCATCCTGATAGGTGGTGCTGGCAGTACTCTGCTCGTTGGCGTTTTCCGTGTAGTAACGTTCGATTGTGTAAGCGTCATCGGGAGTACCTGCCTTTACCGGAGCCGGCGGGAAAAGAGGCACGCCAACCAGTACCAGCGCCACGGCCAGCATTATCCCCGGGTATCGTCTGCGCCAGCTTATTCCTGAAAGTTTATTACTCATGCCCACTTATCAATTTTAGTCCGCCGGAATTACAAGGCTCATAAACCCGCTATTAAATTTCTATAAAAATGCTCACTGTAATCCTGTTTTCTGTTATATCTTCGCCAGCTGGCGAATATTTAGGCCGTGCTAAAGCCATACCCTGCCATAACCTGAAATCAGTAGCGGGAAGTTACCTGACGGCAACAATAAGCCGTAGCATCAATAAGCGCTCCCTGTCCCTCCTCACCATCTCTCTCGCGCCTTGCCAGTCTTTTCCCGGACAAAACCACCGGTTCCCGGCATCCGCTTGACCGGGTTAACCAGGTACTGCTAAAGTTTTCCTCCGTTCGTCTCCAGCCCTGACCTGCCATCACCCTCCAGTTCCTGACATTCTCTGCATAATCCGCGAAACTCGGCGGTATAGTATGAAATCTTGAAGCCGGTCTCGCGGGCAATTCTGCCGTTGAGTCTCTTATGGTTGACCGGCTCATCGATATCCCGAATAAGACTGCACCGCTCACAGATAAAATGGTCGTGGTAGTCCGTCCTGGGGTCAAAGCGGTTCGGGGAGGTGTTAAACTCCAGCTCTAAAATCTGCCCCGTTTCCCGCAGTACCTTCAGGTTACGGTAGACCGTTGCCAGGCTGATGTTCGGCATCTCCTTCCTCACCTCGTCATAAACCCACAGAGCGGTAGGGTGGGAAGGCGTGCTTTTCAATACCCTGAGGATAAGCTCTTTCTGCCTGGTCTTTTTCAGCATTCCCTGATTTTGGTTATAGTTATTATTATCATAATTGTTATTATAATAACAAAAAAATCCCGGGTAATCAAGGGGTTAGGGGCACGAAATATAACCCGCACCGGGGCAACGAATGAACCCGGATTAGAGGTCGTATCAGGTCGTTTTACCGGCGCGACCTCTAATCCGGGCATGAAAGCCATTATCAATTTCTCAGAGAAAACACCTCAATGGTGAAGTACGGTAGTAACAGCGTCAACGGAGGTCTGGTTACCGGCTAAATCAGTGGCGGTAAGTCGAAAAGTATAGGTACGGCCGTTCCCGTCACTACCCTGAACCCAGGCTTCCACCGCTACCGTACCGGAAAGGGCTGACCCCAGGTACTGGCTCAGTTCCCCGTACTCGTCAATGAGCTGTGTGTTGGTCGTGTTCAGCCCGGAAACCGGGTCTGCCGCCGTGCCATTGTAACTGACATTTACCATCGTGCCCCGCTTATCCTTACTAATCAACCCCGGCACAGAGGTCTCGGTCAGGTCAGGCGGCGTCTGGTCAATCTTGATTACCGCCGATGCCGGCGGGGCTTCCACGTTACCCGCTTTGTCCCGCCCCCTGACCAGTAAGGTCTTGTTACCGTCAGCGGTTATTACCAGGAACGGGGTGTAAGTATACCAGGACTGACCGTTGTCCAGGCTGTATTCCATTCCAGCCACGCCGGAGCCGCCCGGATTATCCGTCGTCCACATATCTACCTCTACATCAGATACATACCAGCCATTGTTCCCCATCGTCCCGCTTCTTACTGATATGGTGGAGGGATTAGGCATCGTTTTGTCAATCTTGATCTGCACAAATGCCGGAGGGCCTTCATCATTACCGGCATTATCCCATGCCCTGGCCAGCACCAGGTTGGTGCCTTCGCTGCTGACGATGAAGGGGGAACTATAGGTCTGCCAGCCTTGACCACCGTCCAGGCTGTACTTGATTTCAGAGACACCGGAGCCGCCCGCATCGTCCTGCGCTGTCAGCGTTACCGTCACATCAGTATTGTACCAGCCAAATTGACTCTGGGTCCCGTTCACCGATATCGCGGTAACCGGCTGGGTCTGGTCCGGCGGCTCGCTGAAACTGATTGCCAGGTCGGCATTTACCATCCCTTTGCCGAACAGGCTGTCCCAGCCGGCCGCGCCGAGGTCCTCCGCCGAGTTCCTCATCCGGTCGCGAACCGCAGTATTACTGCTTATACCGGAGTCAATGAGCAGGGCAGCCACACCCGCCGCGTGAGGTGATGAAGCCGAGGTGCCACTGAGATTGGCATAACCTCCACCCATGGCCGTGGAGTAAATATTAACGCCCGGAGCAGCCAGCTCCAGGGTGTAGCCGGTACTCGAAGAGGAATAGCGGGCATCCTGGTTATCAGTAGCTCCGACGGCGATAACCGATTCGTAGCGGGCCGGTGCCCACACATTATTTCCGGTACCACCGGGGTTACCGCTGCCTCCGGAGCCAGCCACGATGACGATGCCGGCCGCATAGGCGCTATCCAGGGCCTGTACTATAGTTGAAGGCATCTCCGCTAAGCCGCCGAAACTCATGTTCACCACCTGCATATTGTTGTCCAGCGCCCACTCAATGCCGCTCAGGATATTGCTCATCGTACCGTCGCCATTCTGGTCGAGCACCTTCACCGAATAGAGTGACGCCTCAGGAGCCACGCCGATAACGCCGATTTCATTGTCCAGGGCGGCGACGATACCGGCGACGAGCGTACCATGCCCGTTATCATCATCCCCATCCGACGTCCCGGCGACAAAGGTAACATTACCGGATACGGCTAAATCAGGGTGATCAAAGTCAATGCCGGTATCCAGGACGGCGACCTTTACTCCGGTACCCTTATAGACCGGATGTACCAGTTCGGCATCAACTCGGTCCACTCCCCAGGGGAGGACTTCCCCCGCCAGGGCCGCTGAGAAGGTGATATCATCTTCAACTGACTCCACCCTGGGGTCAGCGCGCAGCTCATCGAGGTTCTCCGCAGGCATCACCGCAGCTACGGCAGGGACGACATGATAGACCTTGTTGACAGTACCGCCCAGGCTCTCGATCAAACTGATCTCATCAGCACCCGGCGGCTGGTAAAAATTGACCAGAACATCAGCCGTTCCCGGCAGTGGCTCCGCCAGTGCCGGATTACCCGGTATCCCCAGCATAAACACCAGCAGGACAACCAGCGGAAGGTAACATATTCTCGTAATTTTCATCTTTTTCCTACTCCTTTTTGAACCGATGATGCATTTTCCCGCAAATAATAGCCATATGTCACGCATTATAGTCACGATGGTGACAGTTGTCAATACGGAACAGCCCGATGTAAGCATCACGACAACCCTGTCACCAGAACAATAACAAAAAGATAAGCCCCCCTCCCCACCGCCCACCCTGTCATGCTTGACACTTTAGCGGATTTTCAGCTAGAATTCAACAAACCTCACCTTTCAGGAGTCACCTTGCCTTCTCACCAGTACACCAGGATAAAGATTTGCGGTATTACCTCCGTCGCTGACGCCCGTCTGGCTGCGGAAGCAGGCGCCGACTACATCGGCGTGATTATCGAGATTGATTTCTCCCCACGGCGTTTGAGCGTTGAGCAGGCGCGCCCGATCTGTGAACAGTCAACCCTGCCGGTAGTAACGCTGTTCTTCAACCGGGAGGCGGAACAGATAAGAAAGGCGGTAGATATCCTGCGCCCTCATGCCATCCAGCTTCTGGGACAGGAGCCGCCATCACTGATCAGCGCCCTGAAAAACACGGTAAACTGCCAGCTATGGAAATCAATTCATCTTCCGCCGCTGGCTTCAGGAGCGATTGACATCGCTGTATACGAGGAGACAATTAAGGCCATGGTGGACGCCGGAATTGATGCCATTATCATTGATACCTTCGTTGGTTCAGCTCCTGATGCCAGGCGTTATGGCGGGACCGGCGTGGTCAGCGACTGGGAGGTTGCCCGCCGGCTGGTGGAGACCAGCCCCGTCCCGACCTTCCTGGCCGGTGGCATCAACCCGCAAAACGTCCGGCAGGCCATTGAGCAGGTACATCCCTACGGTATCGACCTGTGCAGTGGCGTGGAGAGCGCTCCCGGACAGAAAGACCCGGAGAAGCTGCGCCAGCTGATATCAGCCATCCATGGTATTGTCCCGGTGAAAAGGTAACGATGAAAGCAGCCGTACTGCATGGTGAAAATGACCTCCGCTATCAGGAGGTGGAGACGCCCCACCCTATGCCCGGAGAAGTGGTCATCCAGGTAAAAGCCTGCGGCGTGTGTACTACCGATATCAAGATTCTAACCGGCGAGAGCACCCCCCGCAACCTGCCTGCCATTCTGGGCCATGAGGTCGCCGGACTGGTACACGAGATAGGAAACGGCGTCCGGGGACTGAAGACAGGACAGAGGGTTGCCGTCTACCCTATCGCTTCCTGCGGGGAATGTTTCTTCTGCCGCCGGGGACGGCATAGCCTCTGCCTCCACGAGTTTGGTCTGGCGCACGGGGTTGACGGCGGATTCGCCGAATACGTCCGTATTCCGGCGCCCCTGGTCAACCTTGGCGGCATAATCCCTGTTAAGGACTCCCTCTCCATGGAACTGGCCGCCATGGCAGAGCCTCTCAGCTGTTGCCTCAGCGCCATCCGCAGCGCCGGAGTGGTCGAAGGGGACCGGGTGGCCATCATCGGCGCCGGACCCATGGGACTGCTGAACCTGCTCTCAGCCAGAGCCTCCGGCACCCGAACGATTGTCATCGATGTCATCCCGGAACGCCTGGAGAAAGCGCGGGAGCTGGGAGCCAACCATACCATCAATGTCGCCGAAAACGATCCCGTCGCCGCGGTACGTTCTATCACTGAAATCGGCGCTGACCTGGTCATCGCCGCCCTGGGAGCAACTGATATCATTGAAAAATACCTGCCCATGGTGCGCAATGGAGGCGTTTTTAACATCTTCGGCGGCGCGCCGAGGGGTTCCAGCCTGACCATAGACCCCAGGTGGCTGCACTACGGCGAGATTGTGCTTACCGGCACATTCGGCTCATCGCTCCCCGACTTCCAGCAGGCGCTCCGCCTTATCTCCAGCGGACAGGTGGATGTACTGCCGCTTATTTCGCACCGGGTCAGCCTGGAAAACCTGCTGGAGGTTGTCGAAGAGATAAAAAAGCACAATCTACTCAAGGCGGTTATGCTTACCTGACAACGGGCTACAGCCCAAGGAGACGAAGAAAATGGCAGTAGGTAAAAGAAACCGTATCAATCGCATCCTGAACCCGGACACCGGCAAGGGACTTATTATCGCCATTGACCACGGCATGGCCCTGGGGCCGATGACCGGAATCACCGACATCGCCGGGACCATCCGTAAACTGGCCGCCACCGGCAGAGTGGATGCCTGGCTGCTGACCAAGGGGATACTGGACACCTGCTTTGAGCCTGATGGACACCAGGGCATCATCCTGCGCGCCAGCGGCGCCGCCACCATCGCCGGTGCCGACCTGACACACGAAGGTACCACCACCGGAGTCGAAACGGCGCTGCGCCTCGGGGCGGACGCCCTGGCCACCACCGCCTTCATCGGCTCCCCATACGAGCACGAGACGCTGATGGATATGGCCAAACTGGCTGACGAATGCCATCAATACGACCTGCCCCTGCTCGGCGTGCTGGGCGTGGGCAAGACTCTGGAGAACAAAATGCTCGACCCCCAGTACCTGGCGCTGGGAGCGCGTGTCGCCGTTGAGCACGGGGCTGATATGGTCAAGACATATTATACGCCCGAAGACTTTCCGCGGGTGGTCGCCGGCTGCCCGGTTCCGCTGATGATTGCCGGTGGCCCGAAATGTGAAACAGACCTGGATACCCTCAAGATGATTCATGGCGCCCTGGTCGGCGGGGCGCGGGGCATCGTCATGGGCCGCAATATCTGGCAAAGCTCGCGCCCGGCGGAACTGCTCGATATCGTCTGGAGAATGATTCACCAGGGACTGAGTATTGAGGAGGCCGGTCAGGCGCTGAATGCCTGACCGGGGAGGTAACAATATGGATGAAATTCGAATCGCCTGTCCTTCACGCTTACACCTGGGACTTATCGACCTCAACGGTGAGATCGGCCGCATTGACGGCGGTACCGGCATTACCCTTGAACAACCCAGAACGGTAATTCACGCCATGAAAAGCGACCATCTGGAAATAGAGTGCCCCTCCGACCCCGGTGTGGTGACTCGCGCTGAAGAAGCCGCCCGGGCGGTTATGGAGCGTTACGGCTTCCCCCCGGCCAGGATTGTCATCGAGGAACGCCCCTTCGTTCACGTAGGGGTGGGCAGCGGCACCCAGCTCATGGTGGGTATCGCCAAAGCACTCTGCCACCTGGCCGGACGCCCGGTACATTCCGCTGAACTGGGCTCGGTAGTAAACCGCGGAGGCACCTCCGGCATCGGGGTGGCGGCAATTGAACACGGCGGGTTCATTCTGGACGGCGGGCACAATTTCCGCAATGGTGATGCCAGCAACAGCAAGAGCGAATATTCGCCATCCGCTGCCGTCCGGGGACTGATGCCGCCGCCGGTGCTGGCGCGCTATGACTTCCCTGACTGGGACATCCTGGTCTGCGCTCCCCGCGGTGAGGAGACCGCCGGTATCCACGAAGTCCAGATATTCAAAATTGTCTGCCCCGTACCTATCGAAGAGGTCAGGATAATTTGCCACCTGATACTGCTCAAGATGTTACCTGCCATCCTGGAGCGTGACCTGGAATCATTCGGGTTTGCTCTCGAGGAAACGCAGAAATACGGCTTCAAGAAGTTCGAATTCCGCGCCCAGTCACATAATGTTTTCCAGTGCCTGAAATTTCTCAAGGAGAACGGCGGCGCTGGCGTGGGCATGAGCAGCTGGGGGCCTACGTTATTCGCTTTTGGTGAAGACCTGTCCGACCTCCATGAGAAGACACGCCGCTTCCTCGATGAAAACATGGGCGGCACCTGCTTTATCACCCGTGCCAATAACACCGGAATGAGGATACTTGACTGAGTTACCGCCATGCTTTATCGCACGAACCGCCGTAACTCCCGGTCTGCCCATTCTTGTTTCAAATTCGAGTTAAAGCCGGGTACGGCAGTCAGGGTGAGACCAGAAGTTCATAATCTCCGGGGATGACCGATTATGACTAAACCAACCCGCTACACCCGCCAGCAAATAGAGAGCTTCGTCAAAAACGGTGTCTGGAAGACCACCATCTCCAGCCTGTGGGACAGAAACGCCGGAGAATATCCCTTGCTCCCAGCTATCGCCGATACGACACAAGAATACACCTGGGCAGAAGCCCTAACCTGGATAGACAGGGTAGCCCTGGGGCTGATTGAGATGGGTATGCAGAGGGACGAGGTATTGATGGCCCAGCTCCCGAACAGTGTCGAACTACACCTGCTGCGGGTAGCCTGTGAAAAAGCCGGGATATTGTGCCTGCCGGTATTGACCAATATGCGGGAAAGCGAGATTAAATATATCGCCGGCTATACGGATGCGGCCGCCCTGGTTATCAGCGATGAGTTCCGGGGGTTCAATTATACTGACATGGTCAGCCGGATTCGTGATGAGCTACCAAAGTTAAAACATATCCTTACTATTGAAGACAGGTCCAGGGACAGCGTAGTCCCCCTTGGCAGCCTGGCCCGGAAAGAGCGTAACAACCCGGATGTTCTGGAGAGCCGCCGCTACCGTCCGGAGGATGTCTCCATCGTCTGCCTCACCAGCGGCTCGACCGGATTCCCCAAGTTCGTTGAGTACCCGGCT
The window above is part of the Dehalococcoidales bacterium genome. Proteins encoded here:
- a CDS encoding beta-ribofuranosylaminobenzene 5'-phosphate synthase encodes the protein MDEIRIACPSRLHLGLIDLNGEIGRIDGGTGITLEQPRTVIHAMKSDHLEIECPSDPGVVTRAEEAARAVMERYGFPPARIVIEERPFVHVGVGSGTQLMVGIAKALCHLAGRPVHSAELGSVVNRGGTSGIGVAAIEHGGFILDGGHNFRNGDASNSKSEYSPSAAVRGLMPPPVLARYDFPDWDILVCAPRGEETAGIHEVQIFKIVCPVPIEEVRIICHLILLKMLPAILERDLESFGFALEETQKYGFKKFEFRAQSHNVFQCLKFLKENGGAGVGMSSWGPTLFAFGEDLSDLHEKTRRFLDENMGGTCFITRANNTGMRILD